A single window of Engraulis encrasicolus isolate BLACKSEA-1 chromosome 20, IST_EnEncr_1.0, whole genome shotgun sequence DNA harbors:
- the evx1 gene encoding homeobox even-skipped homolog protein 1, translating into MDNKRDVVQRGENGHIVLRSGSAISGGELTDASGSPVRGEPQLKAFKGAACSSPKSPSYTQSGSEAVVMEGPRNGTYGDTRPASKPSPLIIADKPERPNKEATSSSEESDFYEEIDVSCTADGMDYPDKPGKDVDMSIHNTDNGMTTGKMNSSPTNLPYGADQMRRYRTAFTREQIARLEKEFYRENYVSRPRRCELAASLNLPETTIKVWFQNRRMKDKRQRLAMTWPHPADPAFYTYMMGHAAANLPYPFPSHLPLPYYSPLGGVGTTTPSATSPFAAPLRSLDSFRMLAHPYPRPDLFCFRHPSVYSSTGSSHALGPSDTPCNCLACHGTSGQNNGLPQRPRSLDFTCSSTSRTDSFLTFSPAVLSKSSSVSLDQREEVPLTR; encoded by the exons ATGGATAACAAAAGGGATGTTGTACAGCGAGGGGAGAACGGTCATATTGTGCTGCGCAGTGGTAGTGCCATATCTGGAGGTGAATTAACGGACGCGTCTGGGAGCCCCGTTCGAGGTGAGCCCCAGCTGAAGGCTTTTAAGGGGGCGGCTTGCTCCAGTCCCAAATCCCCGTCTTACACGCAGAGTGGATCAGAGGCTGTCGTGATGGAGGGACCGAGGAACGGGACGTACGGAGATACAAGGCCAGCAAGCAAGCCATCACCTCTCATCATCGCTGACAAACCGGAACGTCCCAACAAAGAGGCAACCAGCTCAAGCGAGGAGTCTGACTTCTATGAAGAGATAGATGTCAGCTGCACTGCTGACGGCATGGACTACCCTGACAAGCCAG GGAAAGATGTCGACATGTCAATTCACAACACCGACAATGGCATGACCACTGGAAAGATGAACTCAAGCCCCACTAACTTGCCTTACGGAGCTGACCAAATGCGACGGTACCGAACAGCTTTCACGCGGGAGCAGATAGCTCGGCTGGAAAAAGAATTCTACCGGGAGAATTATGTCTCGAGACCACGGAGGTGTGAGCTCGCAGCATCCTTGAATCTTCCGGAGACAACAATCAAG GTTTGGTTCCAGAACCGCAGGATGAAGGACAAGCGACAGCGTCTCGCCATGACGTGGCCGCATCCTGCTGACCCGGCCTTCTACACCTACATGATGGGCCACGCTGCAGCCAACCTGCCTTACCCCTTCCCTTCACACCTGCCTCTCCCCTACTACTCTCCTCTTGGTGGCGTgggcaccaccaccccctccgcCACGTCTCCGTTCGCTGCCCCCCTGCGCTCTCTGGACAGCTTTCGCATGCTCGCTCACCCTTACCCACGACCGGACCTGTTCTGCTTCCGTCACCCATCCGTGTATTCCAGCACGGGCTCGAGCCACGCACTGGGCCCCTCCGACACCCCGTGCAACTGCTTGGCGTGCCACGGCACGAGCGGGCAAAACAATGGTCTTCCTCAGCGGCCTCGCAGCCTGGACTTCACGTGCTCCTCCACGAGCAGGACTGACTCCTTTCTGACGTTTTCACCCGCTGTTTTGAGCAAGTCATCATCCGTGTCTCTGGACCAGAGAGAAGAAGTGCCTCTAACAAGATGA